A single genomic interval of Leptospira montravelensis harbors:
- a CDS encoding DUF3147 family protein has product MIFMMTKYLVTAALVVIISEVAKRNDRVGSLIASLPLVTILTLFWLKFENAGIEKISNHAYYTFWFVIPTLPMFLLFPKLNATYGFWVAMLSSIVFTIVLFYLYQLVLNRFGIRLL; this is encoded by the coding sequence ATGATTTTTATGATGACCAAATACTTAGTCACTGCTGCACTTGTTGTCATCATTTCGGAAGTGGCAAAACGAAATGATCGAGTAGGAAGCCTCATCGCTTCTCTTCCATTGGTCACCATCCTAACATTGTTTTGGTTAAAATTTGAAAATGCTGGCATAGAAAAAATTTCTAACCATGCCTATTATACTTTTTGGTTTGTGATTCCCACTTTACCTATGTTTTTGTTATTTCCAAAACTAAATGCCACATACGGGTTTTGGGTAGCCATGTTATCTAGTATAGTTTTTACCATTGTTTTGTTTTATCTATATCAGTTGGTTCTCAATCGATTCGGAATTCGTTTGTTATAA
- a CDS encoding kelch repeat-containing protein, translating to MKFILIINLSFLFLFNCYNSPLSDTEAIEKLKLEGFGLSNVGETSAHIFVLCSEKTNGLMAFSELPLNGIGALLGADNVRVSIREGKEHLFMVDGLKPNTRYYYQVYCKELGGVSSGNQSFVTTSNDFLDRINGLRSIWILGGIGSNFEPLGMIDVYDPIDNRWFENVSQIPTPRAFAQIVYHKGYIFVIGGATKVGSSWLQSRIVERLDTARNEWKRMADMPIDLQGGIGVSNGEEIYLISGSTTMDMTTGTILNTVFRFNPSVGSTGQWSQYTSNNAIFPRLDMGGCIMNGSLFFSGGRLYSDGNAYATSDVYLPSANSTTTLVEASINQARHGVATVCYNPKSTDPYPNDSQAFLVVGGSTASNFNQPVTAIAPSSSYDYYRTGINSNIFQAGPTLPASVYYPSIEISYQNRRAYVMGGSTSINIPTDNIYSIDLANPIGGPWRLESIKMPRPRFAHKAVILSR from the coding sequence TTGAAATTCATATTAATCATCAATCTTTCTTTTCTTTTTTTGTTTAACTGTTATAACTCACCACTTTCTGATACAGAAGCAATAGAAAAACTAAAGCTCGAAGGATTTGGTCTTTCTAATGTAGGTGAAACTAGCGCACATATCTTTGTCCTCTGTTCTGAAAAAACGAATGGACTCATGGCATTTTCGGAACTTCCCCTGAATGGAATCGGAGCTTTACTTGGTGCTGATAATGTAAGGGTAAGTATTAGAGAAGGAAAAGAACACCTTTTCATGGTAGATGGATTAAAACCAAATACTAGATACTATTATCAAGTTTACTGCAAGGAACTTGGTGGCGTTTCCAGTGGGAATCAATCCTTTGTGACAACATCAAACGACTTTCTTGATAGAATCAACGGACTTCGATCGATTTGGATTTTAGGTGGGATTGGATCCAATTTTGAACCATTAGGAATGATCGATGTATATGATCCAATAGATAATCGATGGTTTGAAAATGTTTCTCAGATACCTACACCAAGAGCCTTTGCCCAGATAGTATATCATAAAGGATATATCTTTGTCATTGGTGGAGCCACTAAAGTAGGTTCGTCTTGGCTACAATCTAGAATAGTCGAGCGATTAGACACAGCCCGAAATGAATGGAAAAGAATGGCTGATATGCCGATCGATTTGCAAGGCGGAATCGGCGTTTCCAATGGTGAAGAAATTTATCTAATCTCTGGTTCTACAACTATGGATATGACTACTGGAACCATCTTAAACACAGTTTTTCGCTTTAATCCAAGTGTGGGAAGTACTGGTCAATGGAGTCAATACACATCAAATAATGCAATTTTTCCTAGACTCGATATGGGTGGATGTATCATGAACGGATCTCTTTTTTTTAGTGGAGGGCGATTATACTCAGATGGAAATGCATATGCAACTTCAGATGTGTATTTGCCTTCAGCCAATTCTACTACTACATTAGTCGAAGCATCAATCAACCAAGCAAGGCACGGCGTCGCAACTGTTTGTTATAATCCAAAAAGTACGGATCCTTACCCAAATGATTCTCAAGCTTTTCTAGTCGTCGGAGGAAGTACAGCTTCCAACTTCAATCAGCCAGTAACGGCAATAGCACCTTCTTCTTCTTATGATTACTATAGAACTGGCATAAATTCAAATATCTTCCAAGCAGGTCCCACGCTACCAGCTTCTGTTTATTATCCAAGTATCGAAATCTCTTATCAAAATCGAAGAGCGTATGTTATGGGAGGTTCCACTAGTATCAACATTCCTACTGATAATATTTACTCTATTGATTTGGCGAATCCGATTGGCGGACCGTGGCGATTGGAATCCATAAAAATGCCAAGACCAAGATTTGCTCATAAGGCGGTTATTTTAAGCCGATGA
- a CDS encoding RluA family pseudouridine synthase: MQIFVTVSEDYDQSRLDVFLKDNAGDDLSRSTVQKWIDSGFVTNKTKEQLASKNGYKVTVGEEYVVDVIARPPSRLEPIPMDIPVLYDEDEFMVIHKKAGIACHSGPGDDQPSLVNGLLHQFKNLSATGGERRPGIVHRLDKPTEGVLIIAKTDRAHAALSKMFQERLVEKTYYAWVLQAPVEAEGTINLPIGRHPVERVKMCVREDGRMAVTHYKTEKIVQTQTGRKYSLMKLGLETGRTHQIRVHMAKIGCPVVGDTLYSRSAKDYAQYGLLLFAKRLEFPHPFIADKRILVELDFPERFKTFERKCPSY; the protein is encoded by the coding sequence ATGCAAATATTTGTAACTGTTTCCGAAGATTATGACCAAAGTCGCCTCGATGTCTTTCTAAAAGACAATGCTGGAGACGATCTCAGCCGTTCTACCGTTCAAAAGTGGATTGATTCAGGATTTGTGACAAACAAAACCAAAGAACAATTGGCCAGTAAAAACGGATATAAAGTGACGGTTGGTGAAGAATATGTAGTGGATGTGATTGCAAGACCACCCTCACGACTCGAACCCATCCCTATGGACATTCCTGTTCTATATGATGAAGACGAATTTATGGTTATCCATAAGAAGGCGGGGATTGCTTGCCACAGTGGACCGGGAGATGACCAACCTTCGCTTGTGAATGGACTCCTCCACCAATTCAAAAACCTATCAGCCACAGGCGGTGAACGTCGTCCAGGAATTGTGCATAGGCTCGACAAACCCACAGAAGGGGTTCTCATCATTGCGAAAACCGACCGTGCCCATGCGGCTCTTTCCAAAATGTTCCAAGAGAGGTTAGTAGAGAAAACCTATTATGCTTGGGTTTTACAAGCGCCTGTAGAAGCGGAAGGAACTATCAATTTACCCATTGGCCGCCATCCCGTCGAACGAGTGAAGATGTGTGTGCGTGAAGATGGACGAATGGCAGTCACTCATTACAAAACAGAAAAAATTGTCCAAACACAAACAGGACGTAAATATAGTTTGATGAAACTAGGGCTTGAAACAGGTCGCACCCACCAAATCCGTGTTCATATGGCAAAGATTGGTTGCCCTGTCGTGGGTGACACTTTGTACTCTCGCTCCGCTAAAGACTATGCTCAATATGGACTTTTACTTTTTGCGAAACGATTGGAATTTCCTCATCCTTTCATTGCCGACAAACGAATCTTAGTGGAACTCGATTTTCCAGAACGATTCAAAACCTTTGAAAGGAAATGTCCGAGTTACTAG
- a CDS encoding LA_3334 family protein yields the protein MKKSYTINMRIELVHIFLGCLYFIISFPLFSAEIELPSGNKFLGKIISEDERSILFQFQGKDYRIPKSELTKNEKDKSGNDFSIGLSKITLYDKSQLIGYLIEEDQDHIILQTQIGFVNVEKSKIEKSELNREKNFPPPKKYLVSSLESLNTFVGLGYGIYRSPNLDITLNQLYLNLEPAYLDWKGFGRIGLQLDGIWGVNSEYKVNMFNGIVYYYSHYQFQQNPLLDFYGKVGLGGNYVNTIAEDRNRSGLNPLAMIELGWQGYKLNDFQLRLGINTFCAFETASTVCFSGPTIQGMLKF from the coding sequence TTGAAAAAATCATATACAATCAATATGAGAATAGAATTAGTTCATATATTTTTAGGATGTCTGTATTTTATTATTTCTTTTCCTCTTTTTTCCGCAGAAATTGAATTACCTTCTGGCAATAAATTTTTAGGAAAAATAATATCCGAAGATGAAAGATCCATCCTTTTCCAATTTCAAGGTAAGGATTATCGGATTCCGAAATCTGAACTAACGAAAAATGAGAAAGATAAGTCAGGTAATGACTTTAGTATAGGTCTATCTAAAATCACATTATACGATAAAAGCCAATTAATTGGCTATCTGATTGAAGAAGACCAAGATCATATAATTTTGCAAACTCAAATTGGTTTCGTTAATGTAGAAAAATCTAAAATTGAAAAATCGGAATTAAATAGAGAAAAGAATTTTCCACCTCCCAAAAAATATCTAGTCTCTTCGTTGGAATCACTAAATACCTTTGTAGGGTTAGGTTATGGAATTTACAGGTCTCCAAACTTAGATATTACACTAAACCAATTGTATTTAAACCTGGAGCCAGCTTACCTAGATTGGAAAGGCTTTGGAAGGATAGGCTTGCAATTAGATGGTATTTGGGGAGTAAACTCTGAGTACAAAGTCAATATGTTCAATGGAATCGTTTATTATTACTCTCATTACCAATTTCAACAAAATCCTCTTTTGGATTTCTATGGAAAAGTTGGGTTAGGTGGTAATTATGTTAATACAATTGCAGAAGATAGGAATCGATCAGGTTTAAATCCACTTGCCATGATTGAATTAGGTTGGCAGGGATATAAACTTAATGATTTCCAATTACGGCTGGGTATAAATACTTTTTGTGCTTTTGAAACTGCCTCAACTGTTTGTTTTTCTGGTCCTACGATTCAAGGAATGTTGAAGTTTTGA
- the loa22 gene encoding OmpA family outer membrane lipoprotein Loa22, with translation MMKKGFFLSLILLAGLSLSLTNCSSSEEKETPKDTTSTTGTTSTVSSRDLNAALLDEINVALKDYRYPDGVRRRGFSYKQADIQAEDFKTWAKDNVSYIKDALAKLPEGYALEVTGHADASGPEEAEGAKKGNGFYSQIRSDAVKDALVKQGIPADRIVTKAAGSAKPISGFDEKDGINRRVTFQVVSK, from the coding sequence CTGATGAAAAAAGGATTTTTTTTAAGCCTCATCCTCCTCGCAGGTCTTTCGCTTTCATTAACGAACTGTTCGTCTTCTGAAGAAAAAGAAACTCCCAAAGACACAACTTCCACTACGGGAACAACATCCACTGTATCTTCCAGAGATCTCAATGCAGCTCTTTTGGACGAAATCAATGTAGCACTCAAAGACTACCGTTATCCAGATGGTGTTCGTCGCAGAGGTTTTAGCTACAAACAAGCGGACATCCAAGCAGAAGATTTCAAAACTTGGGCAAAAGACAACGTTTCTTACATCAAAGACGCTCTTGCAAAACTTCCTGAAGGTTACGCTTTAGAAGTGACAGGCCACGCAGACGCATCTGGTCCAGAAGAAGCAGAAGGTGCTAAAAAAGGTAACGGATTTTATTCACAAATTCGTTCTGATGCAGTGAAAGACGCTCTTGTAAAACAAGGGATCCCTGCAGACAGAATCGTAACGAAAGCTGCTGGTTCTGCAAAACCAATCTCTGGTTTTGATGAAAAAGACGGAATCAACCGTCGAGTGACTTTTCAAGTGGTTTCTAAATAA
- a CDS encoding RHS repeat-associated core domain-containing protein, which translates to MKLSNLKNIILLSFAFFSFSSFTLMDFWNERIPQNLPTISVDQFGNAVTTFPIELPVALKEIAPNLQLSYNSELPTGLLGKGWDLNLNHYIERDVRGSYDHGIERFTSTLGGELVPTNTLNIYRTKPESLFIFKKLDSKTWQAKDKNGLIYTFGGNDQYQIENSLYNQDQVQRWRLTSVKDTFGVGYTVTYGKPNSSAGIFVTKIVYQNREISFEYRDNNDNATKYTNFIQSQDNQLISDIRVKVAGVTVRLYKFDYSTNQLGEEQLITISREESNNFGDGKYIDIQLSYSQRTQSVYGSKVEKRIPNLFAVSRVPLQDKFECNLGTLNCLAFNTMVCNMPNPASLLVCQTEKARYGLLCSQFQNTWWLPCMTGTRSPNNLLTFGDTDGDGKLEGVRLVGNEDEGSFRIVTIKNPTTSMDESTVSPNLHGIGYNSFSTMSWGDVDGDGNVDLAYSNGQNVLVTFARNGYYTEPYLISNLSLVTPPVDFLFSPPDLTWKGGLVDIDGDGRSDYIKKINDTTISISYSQGTSFSGENHIDIGPIFINEKMGQFIDFDSDGKPEFVHILNGEVVIRKIFLNSGYSIEYRMGGIYTGNGNSKEEGYNRWLADINNDGRPDFCVLLPNGLFYTYLNSGKSFAEGVNQGYLSGMVYQGEVFGDEILKTKTFADVNGDGKVDLLAFDGSRVAVNYGNGQGFTIGGTLADADSFYGAMDLNKDGRVELIHLRADKNAFLLNVPHLSYYPSIQDYIDGTRRSQNFFAMHARGFDAFVSLFKAPKTTMSPGLLLSLLSLLALYDTPEGGNLSVTPVVLNNSHDKLVKLTDGMWFETEIRYKKTEEFQNAIQFNNGSYPKLSVPISKQQVYEIESKSADKVIVDRYDYQNFRIHLGDLFSRAYYGFEIVIETNLLHNLRKEIIYNQAEPQFAGLEKSIMSYYSDGTLAKSLTYNYQLKNPFGVELVLRNSQVSESYIDSYLYKKEEYQAGYDIYGNALSQKTFANNILVKEEESNFDNNISFENYFIGRPKRIKSYSQTELVSDEEFHYSNNNLVAEVVSFSGSPDQSKVTMSYDVLGRNTVKNIPGIGEVMTEYDSDSGINVVSEMNSLGHRTEKRYDLLTDSLIEEISPNGASLKKSYDPFLNEKSETLPGDSEPNLRQSFKYQKDEMKLQVIKQSRNSEGGYSVITEIMNHDGKLESKITQLNESANLTERMIYDSFGRLYRKYNPIISGLMEEEWEEYDYDNYDRVTGVRNSKGERISISYSPNQLVTTTNMFSATGELVQTIEIEKNVLGQEIRRTMNGSTHTMSYNLRGEVKTISDSLGNQTRYEYDTRGRKIGQIDKSSGTIEMRYDLLGRLSKTIKSDGTITDFTYDSLSRIKSQVTSGKTISYLYDVGGATLQSYPVGRLTQVNDGNLTVLMDYDMRGNVLRQKKMMDDVILFVESEYDTNNNPTLTRYPEGTVIHYSYGSGGHLNQMTLDSADGNSTNQLLVKYEGPFLEEDRFVIKKINGNGVESTIEIDKKFKRLTGLRTKLTNGFLEQNLKYEYDPSGNISKIQDNNREDRTQNFEYDSLNRLVKSSGKYGEELYEYSADGNLLKRGDVTFKYENSNKPHLVTEARSPQIGTFHYSYDANGNMVNRNGDVHSYDSNNLLTSITTVGGTSIRYYYDHSGNRIKKDVGNGKQISYTLFGDAFEITREEGIPESVTLYLKGLKGEPLAQITIPDVQFLRDENFSSLTPWDKILSSNLSIFDCSKTTIDCEVYRKNKFDSLLLKPLRKQITRENIRFGSYSIQFAFLGFLFIFVRKQKQSDYSIFVLPIMRYANVLLLFSFLVGVGNCGFLGIGGDGSGKPLILFPTHVSDSAPSVNDGGNDYIPGTGTSVSPISPTSSSGISFQHADHLGSVSFLSDSKGNPLSGGDWTGRSRIAYKPYGLIHRTDSGGPDISKIKYAGQLEDKESGLYYMKARFYDPFVGRFLTGDQKIYPKQINGLNRYMYTNGNPIKYNDPTGYGRQTPYIGTLVVYLLSAGMRERDRLLLTAAAFREFRGNERGKQTYIEKTIGQNASHLGKPHISKALQYALAAYYLMPAENDFHRVRNLFMGFSMGKRAGGKWENVDGKHDERVHVGKSWKMAFAAYLITKDMPNKELYIISAYLFGRNEDNRKQQDAINKSDTIQRIFDQSGRFFTISETSPLGIPFSDLGISKFLNYFFYPWGDWYLTQMGLIGGALGIGFIIVTPLYLLSYYLDNEHWGFTP; encoded by the coding sequence TTGAAATTATCAAATTTAAAGAATATTATACTATTATCTTTTGCATTCTTTTCATTTTCAAGTTTTACCTTGATGGATTTTTGGAACGAAAGAATTCCTCAAAATTTACCAACAATCTCAGTTGATCAGTTTGGAAATGCTGTTACTACTTTCCCTATTGAGCTACCTGTTGCTCTAAAGGAAATAGCACCAAATTTACAACTTTCGTATAATTCGGAATTACCAACTGGGTTATTAGGAAAAGGATGGGATTTAAATCTTAATCATTACATAGAAAGAGATGTTCGCGGATCGTATGATCATGGGATTGAGCGCTTTACGTCTACACTAGGTGGAGAACTAGTCCCCACGAATACGTTAAACATTTATCGAACAAAACCTGAATCGTTATTTATATTCAAGAAACTTGACTCGAAAACTTGGCAAGCGAAAGACAAAAACGGGCTGATTTATACATTTGGGGGCAACGATCAGTATCAAATTGAAAATTCATTGTATAATCAAGATCAGGTCCAAAGATGGCGACTAACGAGCGTAAAGGACACTTTTGGTGTTGGATATACTGTAACATATGGGAAACCGAATAGCAGTGCAGGTATATTTGTTACGAAAATTGTATACCAAAACAGAGAAATCTCATTCGAATATCGAGACAATAACGATAATGCAACGAAATATACGAATTTTATTCAATCTCAAGATAACCAACTAATAAGCGATATTAGAGTAAAAGTAGCCGGAGTAACCGTCCGTTTATATAAATTTGATTATTCTACAAATCAATTAGGCGAAGAACAATTAATTACGATTTCTCGCGAAGAATCAAATAACTTTGGAGATGGCAAATACATTGACATTCAATTATCCTATAGCCAGAGAACACAATCTGTATATGGATCAAAAGTTGAAAAACGAATTCCAAATCTTTTTGCAGTTTCAAGAGTGCCATTGCAAGATAAATTTGAATGCAACCTTGGTACACTAAACTGTTTAGCATTCAACACGATGGTATGTAATATGCCAAACCCAGCGAGTTTATTGGTCTGCCAGACCGAAAAAGCCAGGTATGGTTTGCTTTGCAGCCAATTTCAGAATACGTGGTGGCTTCCTTGTATGACAGGAACCAGAAGTCCAAATAACCTTCTAACCTTCGGCGATACTGATGGTGATGGAAAATTGGAAGGAGTTCGACTTGTAGGCAATGAAGATGAAGGTTCGTTCAGAATTGTCACAATTAAAAATCCAACAACAAGTATGGATGAATCCACTGTATCTCCGAATTTACATGGGATAGGATATAATAGTTTTTCTACAATGTCTTGGGGGGATGTTGACGGAGACGGAAATGTAGACTTAGCATATTCGAATGGTCAAAATGTATTAGTTACTTTCGCGCGGAATGGCTATTATACTGAACCATATCTGATATCAAATTTAAGTCTAGTTACCCCGCCCGTTGATTTTCTATTTAGTCCTCCTGATTTAACCTGGAAGGGAGGTCTTGTTGATATAGACGGAGATGGACGCTCTGATTATATAAAAAAGATTAATGATACGACGATTTCAATTAGTTACTCACAAGGTACTTCTTTTTCTGGCGAAAATCATATAGACATTGGCCCTATCTTTATCAATGAAAAAATGGGGCAGTTTATCGATTTTGATTCTGACGGAAAGCCTGAGTTTGTACATATTTTAAACGGCGAGGTTGTTATAAGAAAAATATTCTTAAACTCCGGTTATTCCATTGAGTATCGAATGGGTGGAATCTACACGGGCAATGGAAATAGTAAAGAGGAAGGATACAACAGATGGCTTGCAGATATCAATAATGACGGAAGACCAGATTTCTGCGTATTACTACCCAATGGATTATTTTATACTTATTTAAATTCAGGGAAAAGTTTTGCAGAAGGAGTTAATCAAGGTTATCTTTCAGGTATGGTTTACCAGGGAGAAGTTTTTGGCGATGAAATTCTTAAAACCAAAACATTTGCTGATGTCAATGGAGACGGAAAAGTCGACCTACTTGCCTTTGATGGATCGAGAGTAGCTGTCAATTACGGGAACGGACAAGGCTTTACCATTGGGGGTACGTTGGCAGATGCAGATTCGTTTTATGGAGCAATGGACTTAAACAAGGATGGAAGAGTAGAACTAATTCATCTAAGGGCTGATAAAAACGCATTTTTACTAAACGTTCCTCACTTAAGTTATTACCCTTCAATTCAGGACTATATTGATGGAACGCGCAGAAGTCAGAATTTTTTTGCGATGCATGCAAGGGGATTTGATGCTTTTGTTTCCTTATTTAAAGCTCCTAAAACAACAATGTCACCAGGCTTACTTCTAAGTCTCCTTAGCTTATTAGCTCTTTACGATACTCCAGAAGGAGGGAATTTAAGTGTTACTCCGGTGGTTCTGAATAATTCACATGATAAGCTTGTAAAACTAACAGATGGAATGTGGTTTGAAACTGAAATTCGATATAAAAAGACTGAAGAATTTCAAAATGCTATCCAGTTTAATAATGGTTCCTACCCCAAGCTTTCAGTTCCAATATCAAAACAACAAGTTTATGAGATAGAATCGAAAAGTGCGGATAAAGTCATAGTAGATAGATATGATTATCAAAATTTCAGAATTCACCTTGGTGATTTATTTTCCCGGGCGTACTATGGGTTTGAAATAGTAATTGAAACTAATCTATTACATAATCTTAGAAAAGAAATAATATATAACCAAGCCGAACCCCAATTTGCCGGTCTTGAAAAATCGATAATGAGTTATTATTCGGATGGAACCCTTGCAAAAAGCCTAACCTATAATTATCAATTAAAAAATCCTTTTGGTGTTGAATTGGTATTGAGAAATTCGCAGGTTTCGGAATCCTACATAGACTCCTATCTTTATAAAAAAGAAGAATACCAAGCTGGGTATGACATATATGGCAATGCTTTGTCTCAAAAAACATTCGCAAATAACATATTGGTAAAAGAAGAAGAATCAAATTTTGATAACAACATTTCTTTTGAGAACTATTTTATAGGAAGACCTAAAAGAATTAAAAGTTATTCGCAAACTGAATTAGTTTCAGATGAAGAATTCCATTATTCCAATAACAATTTGGTTGCAGAAGTTGTGTCATTTTCTGGAAGTCCAGACCAATCGAAAGTGACAATGAGTTATGACGTGCTCGGCAGAAATACGGTCAAAAATATTCCGGGAATCGGTGAAGTGATGACTGAATATGATTCAGATTCTGGAATCAATGTTGTATCGGAAATGAATAGTTTAGGTCATAGAACAGAGAAAAGATATGACTTACTTACAGATTCATTAATCGAAGAAATTTCGCCAAACGGAGCAAGTTTAAAAAAATCATATGATCCTTTCTTGAATGAAAAAAGCGAAACACTTCCAGGTGATTCGGAACCCAATCTTAGACAAAGTTTCAAATACCAGAAAGATGAAATGAAGTTACAAGTAATAAAACAGTCTCGTAACTCAGAAGGTGGATATTCGGTCATTACTGAAATAATGAATCATGATGGGAAGCTAGAGAGTAAGATCACTCAGTTAAATGAATCAGCTAATCTTACCGAACGAATGATATATGATTCTTTTGGACGGCTCTATCGTAAATACAATCCAATCATTTCTGGTCTTATGGAAGAAGAGTGGGAAGAGTATGATTATGATAACTATGACAGGGTTACAGGTGTTAGAAATTCGAAAGGGGAAAGAATTTCAATATCATATTCTCCAAACCAATTAGTTACAACTACAAACATGTTTTCAGCAACAGGCGAGCTAGTCCAAACGATAGAAATTGAAAAGAACGTTTTAGGTCAAGAGATCCGACGAACGATGAATGGTTCCACCCATACGATGAGTTATAATCTTCGAGGCGAAGTTAAAACAATTTCTGATTCGTTAGGAAATCAAACCAGATATGAATATGATACCAGAGGACGAAAAATCGGACAAATTGATAAATCGTCCGGTACAATAGAAATGCGATATGATTTGTTAGGGCGACTATCAAAAACGATCAAATCAGACGGAACAATAACCGATTTCACTTATGATAGTTTGTCGAGGATCAAATCACAGGTAACGAGCGGAAAAACAATATCCTATCTGTATGACGTTGGTGGTGCTACATTGCAGTCCTATCCAGTCGGAAGATTGACGCAGGTGAATGATGGTAACCTTACAGTATTGATGGATTATGACATGCGAGGGAATGTACTCCGGCAAAAGAAAATGATGGATGATGTAATTTTGTTTGTCGAATCAGAATATGATACCAATAACAACCCTACTCTCACTAGATATCCAGAAGGAACGGTAATTCATTATTCTTATGGATCTGGCGGACATTTGAATCAAATGACTCTGGATTCTGCGGATGGCAACTCAACTAACCAACTTCTGGTGAAATATGAAGGACCATTTCTAGAAGAGGATCGCTTTGTAATCAAAAAAATAAATGGAAACGGAGTTGAGTCTACTATTGAAATTGATAAAAAATTCAAAAGGTTAACTGGGCTTCGAACTAAACTAACAAATGGGTTTCTAGAACAAAACTTGAAATATGAGTATGATCCAAGTGGAAATATTAGTAAAATACAAGATAATAACCGAGAAGATAGAACTCAAAATTTTGAATATGATTCATTGAACCGTCTTGTTAAGTCTAGTGGGAAATATGGCGAAGAATTATACGAATATTCTGCAGATGGTAACTTACTAAAACGAGGTGATGTAACATTTAAATATGAAAATTCAAATAAACCTCATTTAGTCACCGAAGCAAGGTCTCCTCAAATTGGGACGTTTCATTACTCCTATGATGCGAATGGAAATATGGTCAATCGGAATGGAGACGTTCATTCTTATGATTCCAATAATTTATTAACAAGTATCACTACTGTTGGTGGCACTTCCATTCGTTACTATTATGACCATTCTGGGAATCGAATCAAAAAAGATGTAGGGAATGGAAAACAGATTAGTTACACTTTATTTGGTGATGCCTTTGAAATCACAAGGGAAGAAGGCATCCCTGAATCTGTCACCTTATACCTTAAGGGTTTAAAAGGGGAACCACTAGCGCAAATAACCATTCCAGACGTTCAATTTTTGAGGGATGAAAATTTCAGCTCTCTCACTCCTTGGGATAAAATTCTAAGTTCGAATTTATCTATATTCGATTGTTCTAAAACTACGATTGATTGTGAAGTATATAGAAAAAATAAATTTGATTCTTTGCTATTGAAACCACTAAGAAAACAAATAACAAGGGAAAATATTAGATTTGGATCCTATTCAATCCAATTTGCATTTCTTGGATTTTTATTCATTTTCGTTCGCAAACAAAAACAATCTGACTATTCCATTTTTGTTTTACCCATTATGCGGTATGCAAATGTATTGTTGCTTTTTTCATTTCTTGTTGGTGTTGGGAATTGTGGGTTTCTAGGAATAGGAGGAGATGGAAGTGGGAAACCTCTGATATTATTTCCAACGCATGTTTCTGATTCCGCACCGTCGGTCAATGATGGAGGAAACGATTACATTCCTGGAACAGGGACCTCAGTGTCTCCTATTTCACCTACATCATCGTCAGGTATTTCATTTCAACATGCAGACCATTTAGGTTCTGTTAGCTTTTTATCTGATTCGAAAGGAAACCCTTTATCTGGCGGCGATTGGACAGGGAGATCAAGAATTGCTTACAAGCCCTATGGATTGATTCACAGAACGGATAGTGGTGGGCCGGATATTAGTAAAATCAAATATGCGGGACAACTTGAAGACAAAGAATCTGGTTTGTACTATATGAAAGCAAGGTTTTATGATCCGTTCGTCGGTCGCTTCTTAACAGGAGACCAAAAAATATACCCTAAGCAAATAAATGGTTTAAATCGATACATGTATACAAATGGAAACCCGATTAAATACAATGATCCAACTGGGTATGGAAGACAAACTCCTTATATAGGAACCTTAGTTGTTTATTTATTGAGTGCAGGTATGAGGGAAAGAGATCGATTACTGCTTACGGCCGCAGCATTCCGTGAATTTAGAGGGAATGAAAGAGGAAAGCAAACATATATCGAAAAAACGATAGGACAAAATGCTTCTCATTTAGGAAAACCTCACATTTCGAAAGCCTTACAATATGCTCTTGCTGCTTATTACTTGATGCCAGCAGAAAATGACTTTCATAGAGTTAGAAATCTTTTTATGGGGTTTTCAATGGGAAAAAGAGCCGGTGGGAAATGGGAAAATGTGGATGGAAAGCATGATGAAAGAGTTCATGTTGGAAAATCTTGGAAAATGGCGTTTGCTGCATATTTGATAACGAAAGATATGCCAAACAAGGAATTATATATAATTTCGGCTTATTTATTTGGTAGAAATGAAGATAACAGGAAACAACAAGACGCGATTAATAAAAGTGATACTATTCAAAGGATATTCGATCAATCTGGCAGATTTTTTACGATTTCTGAAACGAGTCCTTTAGGCATTCCATTTTCGGATTTGGGGATTTCCAAATTTTTAAATTATTTTTTTTATCCATGGGGCGATTGGTATTTGACTCAAATGGGATTGATTGGCGGAGCTTTGGGAATAGGATTTATAATCGTAACCCCTCTCTATCTCCTGAGTTATTATTTAGATAATGAACATTGGGGTTTTACGCCATGA